The Streptomyces sp. NBC_01689 genome includes a window with the following:
- a CDS encoding TetR/AcrR family transcriptional regulator, with product MRADAARNLAAVLRTGARLLADDPSTSISAIAAAAGVDRTTVHRRFATREALLDAVFQAKLDSASRVLDEARLTEAPVAVALHRYVEGIIPVSREWPVDTRRMMQADPKARDPREEQSRRLDDFLRRAADEGFLRADVPQAWARGLLDDLVDSAAHRFPGIEPPRAADLVVDMFLNGVGRA from the coding sequence ATGAGAGCCGACGCCGCACGCAATCTGGCCGCGGTCCTGCGCACCGGGGCCCGCCTTCTCGCCGACGACCCGAGCACCTCGATCTCGGCCATCGCCGCGGCGGCGGGCGTGGACCGCACCACCGTCCACCGCCGTTTCGCCACCCGCGAGGCGCTGCTCGACGCCGTGTTCCAGGCGAAGCTCGACTCCGCCTCGCGAGTCCTCGACGAGGCCCGGCTGACCGAGGCTCCGGTGGCCGTCGCCCTGCACCGCTACGTCGAGGGGATCATCCCGGTCAGCCGGGAGTGGCCCGTCGACACCCGCCGCATGATGCAGGCGGACCCGAAGGCCCGCGACCCGCGCGAGGAACAGAGCCGGCGGCTCGACGACTTCCTCCGGCGCGCCGCCGACGAAGGCTTCCTGCGCGCCGACGTCCCGCAGGCATGGGCACGCGGCCTCCTCGACGACCTGGTGGACAGCGCCGCGCACCGGTTCCCCGGCATCGAGCCCCCGCGGGCGGCCGATCTGGTCGTCGACATGTTCCTCAACGGGGTCGGCAGGGCCTGA
- a CDS encoding alpha/beta fold hydrolase, with the protein MRTSADSGSRRRIRRSRTAAAGCAVAALCTAGVAPAAADGGTRPTIVLIHGAFADGSSWNGVIERLESHGYTVMAPANPLRGLYSDSAYIASVLKSVKGPIVLAGHSYGGAVISTAAEGNPQVKSLVYISALMPDVGESGMSLGARFPSALGTATDSVPYQAGNGVSGTDLYLKRDKVHSVFAACLPESQANLLAVTQRPAATTAFSETAKVAAWKTIPSWALVGRQDMTINPAQERFEAERAHSHTVEINSCHVSLIAHPDAVADLILQAAGASATGSDRPALANTGVAGSGRGMAGLGGIAGASLASGAAAVLLSRRPGRRTH; encoded by the coding sequence ATGCGGACATCTGCGGATTCTGGCTCGCGACGCCGAATACGGCGCTCCCGCACCGCGGCGGCGGGCTGTGCCGTCGCCGCCCTGTGCACGGCCGGGGTGGCTCCGGCCGCCGCGGACGGCGGCACCAGACCCACCATCGTGCTGATCCACGGTGCCTTCGCGGACGGCTCGAGCTGGAACGGGGTGATCGAACGGCTCGAAAGCCATGGCTACACCGTCATGGCGCCGGCCAACCCGCTGCGCGGGCTGTACAGCGACTCCGCCTACATCGCCTCCGTGCTGAAGAGCGTCAAGGGCCCGATCGTGCTCGCCGGTCATTCCTACGGCGGTGCCGTGATCAGCACCGCCGCGGAGGGCAACCCCCAGGTGAAGTCCCTGGTGTACATCTCGGCGCTGATGCCGGACGTGGGGGAGAGCGGCATGTCGCTGGGCGCCCGGTTCCCCAGCGCCCTCGGGACCGCCACCGACTCCGTGCCCTATCAGGCCGGCAACGGTGTCAGCGGGACCGACCTGTATCTCAAGCGGGACAAGGTGCACTCGGTCTTCGCCGCCTGCCTGCCCGAGAGCCAGGCGAACCTGCTGGCCGTCACCCAGCGGCCCGCGGCCACCACCGCGTTCTCGGAGACGGCCAAGGTCGCCGCCTGGAAGACCATCCCCTCCTGGGCCCTCGTCGGCCGCCAGGACATGACGATCAACCCCGCACAGGAACGCTTCGAGGCCGAACGGGCCCACTCCCACACGGTGGAGATCAACTCCTGTCATGTGTCCCTGATCGCCCACCCCGACGCGGTGGCCGACCTGATCCTCCAGGCGGCCGGCGCGTCCGCGACCGGGTCGGACCGCCCCGCACTGGCGAACACCGGTGTCGCCGGGAGCGGCCGGGGCATGGCCGGACTCGGCGGGATCGCCGGCGCGTCGCTGGCGTCCGGTGCGGCCGCTGTACTCCTCAGCCGGCGACCGGGACGCCGTACACACTGA